The sequence below is a genomic window from Entelurus aequoreus isolate RoL-2023_Sb linkage group LG15, RoL_Eaeq_v1.1, whole genome shotgun sequence.
tgtttacttatttaggataATTACAAGTTCTTGGTAAaacatgtttgttgcatttgtaaGGAACAATTGTGTTTTatgtatattatgattacattagtatTTGATTTGATGTCAATATAATGCAAACAATATTTAttggcaataatttgtgggacaatgTATTTTCCAGCAAAAGGTATTATTGGCCCAGACCTAATACGACCTATAGATTTGGTGCTACACGCGCACTGTCTACTGATTGGTGCATTTAACCAATTTtgatgttattgtttgtgctcagatatttattttgatttaaccTCCCAAAAAACATGACCCAACATTGCACAAAAATGGCCCAACTTTACATGTAGTCACACTGTCCAAAGGATCCTCCACCGATCCTCATATTTGATATCACATTTTGcattgatttaaatgtatttgtttagcCAGTTAATCATATCCGCTCTCGCCTCTTGTATTCTTGGTTCGTCTACAGGGCTGATGTCCTCTGTCTTTCGGTGTGCGAACCCGTGGCTTTGTCCGGGAAAGATCTTCACCTGGTGATCCACTGTGCATTTCTCCTGCAGCTTTGCTTGCAGACCACTCACCTGAGCAACACAAGTGCATGTCAGCAGTTGCATCATTTGATTTTCATAACAAAAATGCTCACCTGATCCAATGGGATGATAGTATCCTTCTCTGCAAAGATAAACAAGGTTGGACTCTTCAGTTGATACCTGTCCTCTCCCTCTCGAATTATCCCTGCATGAGGTTTTAAGAACCAATCAGGAAACCGCAGCAGACAATGACCATAGTGTTGCATTCACAGCAGCACACCATAGAATGACACCCCAGCTTTGACTTCAGGGTAGTGCAGGGTCACATGATGTGTGGCGATCCCGCCCCAGCAGAAGCCCACCACTCCGATGTGCTTGGCGCCACATTTCTCCTTCAGGAACCCCAGCAACACATCCACCTCTCTGGAAGGCAACGGGAATAAGTGCTATGCTCTTTCAGCACATTCCCACCAAAATAAAGCGCTTACTTATTGATGTCGGTTGGCTTTTTGTCCTCAAGCCATGCTGCAAATGTAGACCAGTCATGGGATGGGCTCCATGGTTCCTTTCCGAGGAAGAAATCTGGGCAAACAGCCCTAAAAGACAGGCCGATGTAAGCTACAATAT
It includes:
- the cmbl gene encoding carboxymethylenebutenolidase homolog, which translates into the protein MANEARPCPCDIGDRMEYGGLGQEVLIEHLKAYLVKPSTVSEKAIIVIQDIFGWQLPNTRYMADMLAANGYMAVCPDFFLGKEPWSPSHDWSTFAAWLEDKKPTDINKEVDVLLGFLKEKCGAKHIGVVGFCWGGIATHHVTLHYPEVKAGVSFYGIIREGEDRYQLKSPTLFIFAEKDTIIPLDQVSGLQAKLQEKCTVDHQVKIFPGQSHGFAHRKTEDISPVDEPRIQEARADMINWLNKYI